In the Halodesulfovibrio aestuarii DSM 17919 = ATCC 29578 genome, one interval contains:
- a CDS encoding AzlD domain-containing protein, producing MSNSTFWIVISVIGIATIIMRGSFILTADRFKLNTKFAGILKFIPASVLAALVAPAIVYHEGMVSALHGKERILAGIIALLIAYKTRNIFFTILSGMGTLYLIQYFL from the coding sequence ATGAGTAATAGTACCTTCTGGATTGTAATCTCTGTTATTGGCATTGCCACCATCATTATGCGCGGATCGTTCATACTCACTGCAGATCGCTTTAAGTTGAATACCAAATTCGCGGGTATTCTCAAATTCATTCCAGCGTCAGTTCTTGCAGCTCTTGTCGCACCTGCCATTGTTTACCATGAAGGCATGGTCAGTGCGCTACATGGTAAGGAGCGCATCTTGGCTGGAATAATCGCTCTGCTTATCGCGTATAAAACACGAAATATTTTCTTTACAATTCTTAGCGGAATGGGAACCTTATACTTAATACAATACTTCTTATAA
- a CDS encoding AzlC family ABC transporter permease, with product MLTSRSTKESFFTGASTIIPVMPGIVPFGMLTGVVTIAAGISPLKAIFMTLFMFAGAAQVSVAQLMTENSSAIIIIATAIMINLRFVMYSASITPYLGSLNLWQRLYLSYTLSDQAYAVSIVEFTRKDSPYQKLPFFFGACTSLYVTWMASTISGIFFGSLIPPQWSFDFAVPLTFLALLVPNITDRPTALAATVAALTAILTVSLPYNMGLMIGAFAGIFAGYFASKRKELYHE from the coding sequence ATGTTAACTTCCCGTTCTACTAAAGAATCATTTTTTACGGGTGCAAGCACGATCATTCCAGTAATGCCGGGTATTGTACCCTTTGGTATGCTTACCGGTGTTGTAACTATCGCTGCCGGTATATCTCCACTTAAAGCCATTTTCATGACACTTTTCATGTTCGCAGGAGCAGCACAGGTTTCTGTTGCCCAGCTCATGACAGAGAACAGTTCAGCGATAATCATCATTGCAACAGCTATCATGATCAACCTGCGTTTTGTTATGTATAGCGCCTCCATTACTCCATATCTCGGCTCATTAAACCTATGGCAACGCTTATACCTGTCTTACACCTTATCGGATCAAGCCTACGCGGTATCCATTGTCGAATTTACCCGGAAAGACAGCCCATATCAAAAACTGCCCTTCTTTTTCGGCGCATGCACCTCTCTCTATGTCACATGGATGGCATCGACAATCAGTGGTATATTCTTCGGTTCGCTTATTCCTCCACAATGGTCTTTTGACTTCGCAGTACCGCTGACCTTTCTTGCCCTGCTTGTCCCCAATATTACAGACCGTCCGACTGCGCTTGCCGCAACAGTCGCAGCACTCACTGCTATTCTTACCGTTTCACTCCCTTACAATATGGGGCTTATGATCGGAGCGTTCGCTGGCATCTTTGCGGGGTATTTTGCCAGCAAAAGAAAGGAACTTTACCATGAGTAA
- a CDS encoding putative bifunctional diguanylate cyclase/phosphodiesterase, producing the protein MAGATVPTNTAVKDGQHSRPIFSANASARDMVLHSPLWEFWYSADGTLEVVSNVCELCCGYEAKHFYRNSRFMEAILIEEHLPLWHGLWRKLNEGEVYASAEFQIRLPDSKKRWMKFEASRAMDCHGCYCGIRAFCHDITSHRNVVQQLTHFTWHDSLTKLPNRSKCIEKIKNVIHCAQKAGRWNFSVVFIDIDRFKNINDSLGHAAGDTILCKLADRLRSSIYGFETVFRVGGDEFVLIYEDTSNHQSVHRSIDTLIQHIKRPILWNGKQIHMSASFGVMHGDPEVDTADRYLQNAHVALNHGRSNGTDGVAVYDSQIFSKALKLISMELDLHNALINNEFFLVYQPVVDTKTRSITGFEALIRWKNSQGNIISPTKFIPLAEETGLILQLGEWVLFEACSTLAEWRKSNSLFNGLKVNVNLSARQLSDLELTDTVSRILEETNLPPECLRLEVTETMLMENPDYADITLRRLKALGVGICIDDFGTGYSSLMYLQQFPIGNLKIDRSFVADMEKNPANYEIVKAVVALAHALGLTVVAEGVEEEEQHIMLLEAGCDFSQGYLFSRPVSPQILPDLVSTMQHSQNPLSQAG; encoded by the coding sequence ATGGCAGGAGCTACGGTTCCAACAAACACAGCAGTAAAGGACGGGCAGCACAGCCGCCCAATTTTCTCTGCTAACGCCTCCGCCCGCGACATGGTACTCCACTCACCACTATGGGAATTTTGGTATTCCGCTGATGGAACACTTGAAGTCGTTTCCAACGTCTGTGAACTTTGCTGTGGATATGAAGCAAAGCACTTTTACCGTAACTCACGATTCATGGAAGCCATTCTCATTGAAGAGCACCTTCCGCTGTGGCACGGCCTGTGGCGTAAGCTGAATGAAGGGGAGGTTTATGCATCTGCAGAATTTCAAATCCGCTTGCCGGATAGCAAAAAACGCTGGATGAAATTTGAAGCAAGCCGTGCAATGGACTGCCATGGTTGCTATTGCGGGATACGGGCTTTTTGTCATGACATTACATCTCACCGAAATGTTGTACAGCAGCTTACCCATTTCACATGGCACGACAGTCTCACTAAACTCCCCAATAGATCAAAATGTATTGAAAAAATTAAAAACGTCATCCACTGTGCACAGAAAGCAGGTCGTTGGAACTTTTCAGTAGTCTTCATTGACATTGACCGTTTCAAAAATATCAACGATTCGCTCGGACATGCAGCTGGAGATACTATTCTTTGTAAGCTGGCAGACCGCCTCCGCTCTTCTATATATGGTTTTGAAACAGTATTCCGAGTAGGCGGCGATGAATTTGTGCTGATATACGAAGATACATCCAATCACCAATCAGTTCACCGCTCTATCGATACCCTTATTCAACATATCAAGCGTCCCATCTTATGGAATGGCAAGCAAATCCATATGTCTGCCAGCTTCGGTGTCATGCATGGAGATCCCGAAGTGGATACAGCCGACCGTTATCTGCAAAACGCACATGTGGCACTTAATCACGGCCGTTCCAATGGAACAGACGGTGTTGCCGTATATGATTCGCAAATATTCTCCAAGGCTCTCAAACTCATCAGCATGGAGCTGGATCTCCACAATGCTCTTATCAACAATGAATTTTTTCTTGTATACCAACCAGTAGTTGATACAAAAACACGTTCAATCACTGGATTTGAAGCGCTTATCAGATGGAAAAACAGTCAGGGAAACATTATTTCACCAACTAAATTTATTCCATTAGCAGAAGAAACGGGGCTTATTTTACAACTGGGAGAATGGGTACTATTTGAAGCGTGCTCCACCCTTGCAGAGTGGCGCAAGAGCAATTCATTATTCAACGGGCTAAAAGTTAACGTCAACCTCTCAGCACGCCAGCTTTCCGATCTGGAATTAACAGACACCGTATCCCGCATTTTAGAAGAAACCAATTTACCGCCAGAATGCCTGCGTCTGGAAGTAACCGAAACCATGCTTATGGAAAATCCGGATTACGCAGATATTACTCTCCGTAGATTAAAAGCACTTGGTGTTGGGATATGTATTGATGATTTCGGCACAGGCTATTCTTCACTTATGTATTTGCAACAGTTCCCTATCGGTAACTTAAAAATTGACAGAAGTTTTGTTGCAGACATGGAAAAAAATCCCGCCAACTATGAGATAGTTAAAGCAGTGGTCGCGCTTGCGCATGCTTTGGGGTTAACCGTTGTTGCTGAGGGAGTAGAGGAAGAGGAACAACATATAATGCTGCTTGAAGCCGGATGTGATTTTTCTCAAGGGTACTTATTCTCTCGTCCTGTTTCTCCACAGATACTCCCGGATCTTGTCAGCACTATGCAACATTCGCAAAATCCGCTTTCTCAAGCTGGGTAA
- a CDS encoding tetratricopeptide repeat protein, which yields MSDYQTLKVLGEYHLALGDTQKAIECFEGAIELNNESSEPFLGLAAVSIFEGDYDSALKLYMKAATMEKSSRAHAGIGLVLAEQGKHDESFTHFLKALSIDPVDKVALNCLLQQGYSTERVEEILPAFARALEEDENDTAVRFSYATCLFSTNRKEESIAEFNKILRLDPDHKATKEVLTHIAA from the coding sequence ATGAGCGACTACCAGACATTAAAAGTACTTGGCGAATACCATCTCGCGTTAGGCGATACCCAGAAAGCAATTGAATGTTTTGAGGGTGCAATCGAGCTTAACAACGAATCTTCTGAGCCGTTTCTCGGCCTTGCAGCAGTGAGTATCTTTGAAGGAGATTACGACTCCGCGTTAAAACTATACATGAAAGCTGCAACCATGGAAAAAAGTTCCCGTGCCCATGCCGGTATCGGTCTTGTTCTGGCGGAGCAAGGTAAGCACGATGAAAGCTTTACCCATTTCCTCAAAGCACTTTCCATTGATCCAGTGGATAAAGTTGCTCTTAACTGCCTGCTTCAACAGGGGTACAGCACCGAGCGCGTAGAAGAAATTCTTCCTGCTTTTGCACGCGCATTAGAAGAAGACGAAAACGATACAGCCGTGCGCTTCTCCTATGCAACTTGCCTCTTCTCTACAAACCGCAAAGAAGAGTCCATTGCAGAATTCAATAAAATTTTACGCCTTGACCCAGACCACAAGGCCACCAAAGAAGTATTAACGCACATAGCTGCTTAA
- the flgB gene encoding flagellar basal body rod protein FlgB, with the protein MKGLFETHMLLSAKVMDMQLQRQNVVMSNMANLKTPGYLARRVKFEEDLQKALNIDGRGKMTRTSGKHVPASFDPNNFGPEWEKKMPLRVVHGEDRVDMDKEMAVMAKNTMRYNTLATVVKSNFEGMKSIIASGAK; encoded by the coding sequence ATGAAAGGTTTATTTGAAACCCATATGTTGCTTAGTGCAAAGGTTATGGACATGCAGTTGCAGCGTCAGAATGTTGTCATGAGCAACATGGCAAACCTCAAAACCCCGGGGTATCTCGCTCGTAGGGTTAAGTTTGAGGAAGATTTGCAAAAAGCGCTGAACATTGATGGTCGAGGTAAGATGACACGTACCTCCGGTAAACATGTTCCTGCTTCTTTTGATCCGAATAATTTCGGACCGGAATGGGAAAAGAAAATGCCGTTGCGTGTTGTTCACGGTGAAGATCGTGTTGATATGGATAAAGAAATGGCTGTGATGGCTAAAAATACTATGCGTTACAATACACTGGCAACAGTGGTTAAAAGTAATTTTGAAGGTATGAAAAGCATCATCGCAAGTGGAGCTAAATAA
- the flgC gene encoding flagellar basal body rod protein FlgC → MDFMTALDIGASALSTERTSMNIISMNLANAKTTRTPEGGPYRRKTVVLQATEVDHPFSKQMQTAMDRDLRGVRVKEVAQDKRPLKQVYEPGHPDANEEGYVFYPDINVVEEMANLMTVQRSYEANISSMDAVKTMYNKALELGRG, encoded by the coding sequence ATGGATTTCATGACAGCACTCGATATCGGAGCTTCTGCGCTCAGTACTGAGCGTACAAGCATGAACATTATTTCAATGAACCTCGCAAACGCCAAAACAACCCGTACTCCGGAAGGCGGGCCTTATCGTCGTAAGACCGTTGTTTTGCAAGCTACTGAAGTCGATCATCCCTTTAGCAAACAGATGCAGACTGCGATGGACAGAGACTTGCGCGGCGTCCGCGTAAAAGAAGTAGCGCAGGATAAACGTCCGCTGAAACAGGTTTACGAGCCTGGGCATCCAGATGCAAACGAAGAAGGATATGTTTTTTATCCGGATATTAACGTTGTTGAAGAAATGGCAAACCTCATGACTGTACAACGCAGTTACGAGGCAAACATTTCCTCAATGGATGCTGTAAAAACTATGTACAATAAAGCATTGGAGCTTGGCCGCGGTTAG
- the fliE gene encoding flagellar hook-basal body complex protein FliE translates to MAIQSVGMKAYSEALNSFASGNKKVQQSTASEEKSTTSFLDTVEASVKKVNDMQQEKAVMVESFASGEQQNVHELMITLQKASVAMDLTSAVRNKVLNAYNEISKMQF, encoded by the coding sequence ATGGCTATTCAGAGTGTAGGTATGAAGGCGTATTCGGAGGCTTTAAACAGCTTCGCGTCCGGAAACAAAAAGGTGCAGCAGTCCACTGCATCTGAAGAGAAATCAACAACGTCCTTTTTGGATACTGTTGAAGCATCTGTGAAGAAAGTAAACGACATGCAGCAGGAAAAGGCTGTTATGGTTGAATCTTTTGCCTCAGGTGAACAGCAAAACGTGCACGAACTTATGATTACGTTGCAAAAAGCAAGTGTAGCTATGGATCTTACGTCTGCCGTACGTAATAAGGTTCTTAATGCTTACAACGAAATCAGCAAAATGCAGTTCTAG
- the fliF gene encoding flagellar basal-body MS-ring/collar protein FliF produces the protein MSPMLNDAVDRTKNFWTSITLSQRVFIGGLALTVLGVFFALLFWLNKPDMQLLYSNLALEDANRIVKVLQAEKVPYSLENNGSTILVSADKVYDMRIKIAGEGGLTGQGIGFEVFDDVKVGQTEFVQKINYQRALQGELSRTITEFPAVDSARVHLVLPQKSLFIEDEMPPSASVVLTLGEGKKMTDKDVMAIVNLITMSVEGLEKGRVSIADTKGTVLYHPEDEDSIEGMTATQFDHKQTIQRNLEMRIQELLYPIIGAGKVIAKVNADLDFNQRTIRKELYDPASAVVRSEQKSEETTRGSANLEAGTPDANFRGDGIGGSVSQQNATRETSTINYEINKEEQNIVTPVGQVDRLSIAVVVDGMYAANPDTGEMVFTPRSEEEMARIKELVSNAVGFETARGDAIEVSCIAFGELNVERERSLAEVIGDYAMRMGKPILNAVLVFLFLLLIVRPVILALIRPKVESGEVMEGLEGLPMGEERIALIEGEEELDALDALKKIEDIKAHALQISEQNMEQAVGILKSWLKDTGGHKVGHSA, from the coding sequence ATGTCCCCCATGTTAAACGATGCTGTCGATCGCACAAAAAATTTCTGGACGAGTATTACTCTTTCACAAAGAGTATTTATCGGCGGTCTTGCACTTACTGTACTCGGCGTGTTTTTCGCGTTGTTGTTCTGGCTGAATAAGCCGGACATGCAGTTGTTGTATTCTAATCTTGCTCTTGAGGATGCAAATAGAATCGTAAAAGTTCTTCAGGCTGAAAAGGTTCCTTACAGTCTGGAAAACAACGGTTCCACCATCCTTGTTTCCGCAGATAAAGTATACGATATGCGTATCAAGATTGCTGGTGAAGGTGGTTTAACTGGGCAGGGCATTGGCTTCGAGGTATTCGATGACGTAAAAGTCGGCCAGACAGAATTTGTACAAAAAATAAACTACCAGCGCGCTCTTCAGGGCGAATTGAGCCGTACCATTACGGAATTCCCTGCGGTTGATTCCGCCCGTGTGCATCTGGTACTTCCTCAGAAAAGCCTGTTTATTGAGGACGAAATGCCGCCTTCTGCTTCTGTTGTTTTGACCCTCGGTGAAGGTAAAAAAATGACAGACAAAGATGTGATGGCAATCGTCAACCTCATCACTATGTCTGTTGAAGGGCTGGAAAAAGGTCGTGTGTCCATTGCGGATACAAAAGGCACTGTGTTGTATCATCCTGAAGACGAAGATTCCATCGAAGGCATGACTGCAACTCAGTTTGATCACAAACAGACTATCCAGAGAAATCTGGAAATGCGTATCCAAGAGCTCTTGTATCCTATCATCGGTGCAGGCAAGGTCATTGCAAAAGTTAACGCTGACCTTGATTTCAACCAGCGTACTATCCGTAAAGAACTGTATGACCCTGCAAGTGCTGTTGTTCGTTCAGAACAGAAAAGCGAGGAAACAACCCGCGGTAGCGCAAACCTTGAAGCAGGCACCCCTGATGCAAACTTTAGAGGTGACGGCATCGGCGGTAGCGTAAGTCAGCAGAATGCCACACGCGAAACCTCTACTATCAACTACGAGATCAACAAAGAAGAACAGAATATCGTGACCCCAGTGGGGCAGGTTGATCGTCTCAGTATTGCGGTTGTAGTTGATGGTATGTATGCGGCAAATCCGGATACCGGCGAGATGGTCTTCACTCCGCGCTCCGAAGAAGAAATGGCTCGCATTAAGGAGTTGGTTTCCAATGCGGTAGGTTTTGAAACAGCCCGCGGCGATGCCATTGAAGTTTCCTGTATCGCTTTTGGTGAACTGAATGTAGAACGCGAACGCAGTCTTGCTGAAGTTATCGGGGACTATGCAATGCGCATGGGTAAACCGATTCTGAATGCAGTACTTGTGTTCCTCTTCCTCCTCTTGATCGTGCGTCCGGTTATCCTCGCGCTTATCCGGCCTAAAGTTGAGTCGGGCGAGGTTATGGAAGGGCTTGAAGGTCTTCCAATGGGCGAAGAGCGCATAGCGCTTATTGAAGGTGAAGAAGAGCTTGATGCATTGGATGCACTGAAGAAAATTGAAGACATTAAGGCGCATGCATTACAGATTTCCGAACAGAACATGGAACAGGCTGTAGGCATCTTGAAGTCTTGGCTTAAAGATACCGGAGGGCATAAAGTTGGCCACTCAGCTTAA
- the fliG gene encoding flagellar motor switch protein FliG, translated as MGDKFTAETFKRLDRADIAQISKAMMELDTVPKEDVEDILREFHHSMIAGKEMISGGEDATRRMLLKNLDSETAKYIMDALELDNGPAPFRELENVSPRILSQILRNEHPQTLALILGHLHSDQAAELIQMLPAGIRPEVLMRLARLEAVPEDMLMAVDKVLQSQLIAMGGKEGKKVGGVAAVAEILNAVDRATEEEVLAEIEEESVQMAEDIRNLMFVFEDVATLDGRGIRELLKEVSNEDMTMALKGASEDMQDVFFSNMSERAATMIREDLEIMGPTKLSDVEGAQQTIVKIVRRLEMEGRIAIGRGGNDVFI; from the coding sequence ATGGGGGACAAGTTCACCGCCGAGACCTTCAAACGTCTCGACCGTGCAGACATTGCCCAAATTTCAAAAGCCATGATGGAACTGGATACAGTTCCTAAAGAAGATGTTGAAGATATTTTACGCGAGTTTCATCATTCAATGATCGCGGGCAAAGAGATGATTTCCGGTGGTGAGGATGCCACCCGTCGTATGCTCTTGAAAAACCTTGATAGTGAAACCGCTAAGTACATTATGGATGCGCTGGAACTGGATAACGGCCCGGCACCGTTCCGTGAACTTGAAAACGTCAGTCCTCGTATTCTCTCGCAGATTTTGCGTAATGAACATCCGCAGACACTGGCACTTATTCTTGGTCACCTGCATTCAGATCAGGCCGCAGAGCTTATTCAGATGCTTCCTGCTGGTATCAGACCGGAAGTGCTTATGCGTCTCGCCCGTCTTGAAGCAGTACCGGAAGACATGCTTATGGCAGTAGATAAAGTGTTGCAGAGCCAGCTTATCGCCATGGGCGGCAAGGAAGGCAAGAAAGTGGGCGGCGTTGCTGCTGTTGCGGAAATTCTCAACGCAGTGGACCGTGCTACCGAAGAAGAAGTACTCGCAGAGATCGAAGAAGAATCTGTACAGATGGCAGAAGACATTCGAAACCTCATGTTCGTATTCGAAGACGTGGCAACACTGGACGGCCGCGGCATCCGCGAACTCCTGAAAGAAGTATCCAACGAGGATATGACCATGGCGCTCAAAGGTGCTTCCGAAGATATGCAGGACGTATTCTTCAGCAACATGTCCGAGCGTGCGGCAACAATGATACGGGAAGATCTGGAGATCATGGGGCCTACAAAGCTTTCCGATGTAGAGGGCGCACAGCAGACAATTGTAAAGATTGTACGCCGTCTCGAAATGGAAGGACGAATAGCCATTGGCCGCGGAGGCAACGATGTCTTCATCTAA
- a CDS encoding FliH/SctL family protein translates to MSSSNILSGDILSDTAAPKGVAAWGTIFTGPGAANEHTLEGVEGARSLQWDDATEAAYMERVRERAAERASKILAKAREEAEWVKEKARQEGYEQGCQQAQQELEAIQQQHADSVSGVLGAIQGQCSNIFNNWRSDLVTVVRSAVEKVCAVELSENRQASMEKLFAEAVQVLDERRQLVITVHPDDESMVSAIIQNAQHHYNGLEAWTVKSDPAITAGGIIVESRDGMVDNTITSRKQAVDEILDQLVIPEDQI, encoded by the coding sequence ATGTCTTCATCTAATATTCTTTCAGGCGATATTTTATCCGACACAGCTGCACCGAAGGGTGTGGCTGCGTGGGGTACCATCTTCACAGGCCCGGGTGCTGCAAACGAGCACACTCTGGAGGGCGTGGAAGGGGCTCGTTCCTTACAGTGGGATGATGCCACAGAAGCCGCCTACATGGAACGGGTGCGTGAGCGTGCAGCAGAACGGGCATCTAAGATTCTCGCAAAAGCACGGGAAGAAGCAGAGTGGGTTAAAGAAAAAGCACGTCAGGAAGGCTACGAGCAGGGCTGTCAGCAGGCTCAGCAGGAGCTTGAAGCAATCCAACAGCAGCACGCGGATTCAGTATCCGGTGTCCTCGGCGCTATTCAGGGACAGTGTTCCAATATCTTTAATAACTGGCGCAGTGATCTTGTAACCGTTGTGCGTTCTGCAGTTGAGAAAGTTTGCGCAGTGGAGCTGTCAGAAAACCGTCAGGCTTCCATGGAAAAACTTTTTGCAGAAGCTGTGCAGGTTCTGGACGAGCGCAGACAGCTTGTTATTACCGTGCATCCGGATGATGAATCAATGGTTTCGGCTATTATTCAGAATGCCCAGCACCACTACAACGGCCTAGAAGCGTGGACAGTGAAATCTGATCCGGCAATCACTGCTGGTGGTATCATTGTTGAAAGTCGCGACGGCATGGTGGATAACACGATCACCAGCCGTAAGCAGGCTGTGGACGAAATTTTAGACCAGCTTGTCATTCCTGAGGATCAGATATGA
- a CDS encoding FliI/YscN family ATPase: MIDPRGALEMLNNLEPNQSFGKVNKVVGLIVEGCGIKAPLGSVCQLIPEEGAEQIPAEVVGFRDGNILFMPYGDMRGIKPGSLIRNSSLPPTFPVGNDMLGKAFDAFGNELGSASPMLTAEGYKPLYATPPNPLSRARIVEPLDVGVRSINSLITLGKGQRVGIMAGSGVGKSTLMGMMARYTEADINVIALIGERGREVLEFMEKDLGPEGMKRSVLLVATSDQSPLVRMRAAYAATAVAEFYRDQGKNVLLMMDSVTRFAMAAREVGLATGEPPTTKGYTPTVFTQLPKLLERAGNSETGSITGIYTVLVDGDDFNEPIADAVRSILDGHIVLTRDLADNGHYPAIDVLRSVSRLRSDICTREVIEEGQSVTKLLAAYKKVEDMVNIGAYSHGSNPVVDKAISMVPKVNEFLQQRVEDPCTIEEAYSQLHTLVQQ; the protein is encoded by the coding sequence ATGATCGACCCGCGTGGTGCCCTCGAGATGCTGAACAATCTGGAGCCGAACCAGTCTTTTGGTAAGGTGAACAAGGTTGTCGGTCTGATCGTCGAAGGGTGTGGAATTAAAGCGCCTCTCGGGTCTGTGTGTCAGCTTATCCCCGAGGAAGGTGCAGAGCAGATTCCGGCTGAAGTTGTAGGCTTTCGGGACGGCAATATCCTGTTTATGCCGTATGGCGATATGCGCGGTATTAAGCCGGGATCACTTATCCGAAACTCCAGTCTGCCGCCGACCTTTCCCGTGGGCAATGACATGCTCGGCAAAGCATTTGATGCATTTGGCAATGAACTTGGTTCAGCATCACCGATGCTTACAGCCGAAGGCTATAAACCGTTGTACGCAACGCCGCCTAACCCGCTTTCCCGAGCGCGTATTGTGGAGCCTCTGGATGTTGGAGTACGCTCTATCAACAGTTTGATTACCTTGGGTAAAGGGCAGCGCGTTGGTATTATGGCAGGTTCCGGTGTGGGGAAATCTACCCTGATGGGGATGATGGCTCGATACACTGAGGCGGATATCAACGTTATTGCGCTTATCGGCGAACGTGGTCGAGAGGTTCTGGAATTCATGGAAAAGGATCTGGGCCCTGAAGGAATGAAGCGTTCCGTGTTGCTTGTGGCGACATCTGACCAGTCTCCGCTTGTCCGTATGCGTGCTGCATATGCTGCAACTGCAGTGGCGGAATTTTACCGTGATCAGGGCAAAAACGTTCTGCTTATGATGGACTCAGTAACCCGGTTCGCAATGGCAGCCCGTGAGGTTGGCCTTGCAACAGGCGAACCGCCAACAACCAAAGGGTACACCCCTACTGTATTCACTCAGCTTCCAAAACTTCTGGAACGTGCAGGTAACAGCGAGACGGGCAGTATTACCGGAATTTACACTGTTCTTGTTGACGGTGACGATTTTAACGAACCGATTGCAGATGCTGTACGTTCAATTCTCGACGGACACATTGTTTTAACGCGTGATCTTGCAGATAACGGACATTATCCTGCAATCGACGTTTTACGGTCTGTATCCCGCCTACGTAGCGATATTTGTACACGTGAAGTTATCGAGGAAGGTCAGTCTGTAACCAAGTTGCTGGCTGCGTATAAGAAAGTGGAAGATATGGTAAACATTGGCGCCTATTCCCATGGGTCAAACCCTGTGGTTGATAAAGCGATCTCGATGGTTCCGAAAGTAAACGAATTTTTGCAGCAGAGGGTAGAAGATCCTTGTACAATTGAGGAAGCCTATTCCCAGCTGCATACTTTGGTACAACAATAA